The DNA window GACTGTCCAAATGAGTATCACTAGGGCCACGAAATGTAACCGCAGTAACTTCAGAACAAACAACCAACACTCTAGCACCTTTGTTGTTCTCGGCCAAATCCTTAGCCAAACGGAGCACCGTGCCACCAGCAAAACATCCTTGTTGATACATCATGTACCTTTTCACATACGGACGAAGACCTAAGAGTTTGGTGAGTTGATAATCAGCACCAGGCATGTCTACACCGCTTGTGGTGCAAAAGATCAAGTGAGTAATCTTTGATTTTGGTTGCCCCCATTCTTTTATAGCTTTGACAGCAGCTTCCTTCCCTAGTCTAGGTACCTCCACCACCACCATGTCTTGCCTAGCATCCAATGAAGGTGCCATGTATTCACAAAGACTAggattttctttcaaaatctccTCAGTTAGATACATGTATCTCCTCTTGATCATAGATTTATCACCTGTAATAGTTATAAATAAATTACATTAGTACAAGTGTACAACAATTTTAAAGAAACTCCAAAAGCAATTACATGATAACATATTTATCACGAGTAGTAACTTCTATGAATAATACTTACACATGCGTTGGAATTTCTCTTTGAGTACAGTTTTGTGCTCACTGTTAGTGATTTTAAAGTAAAAATCAGGATAAGTACTTTGTTCAACACAATTTGCTGGATTAGCAGTGCCAATGGCCAAGATAGTTGCAGGGCCTTCTGCCCTCTGAGCCTTGCGGATTTCTGACACACTAACCATCTTGATATTGTTTAATAGTTTCTAATTAAAGACTATATGATAAATGTGTTAGGGAAGAGAGGGTTTTATATGAATGAATGGAAGAATGAAAGGAAGATATGGAAGGGAAGAAGGTGGGTTGAAGGGTAGCTGAACATCACGTGTTAGACTAACACAATTTGCATTTTATTATATTCAGAACAACCAAAACAGGTACTTTTGCTAATGGCTGGGGCTGAACGTGGGTGGCTGTGTCTTCCAACATGTAGGAGTTTGGTGGAAATTGCGGGCATGACAATGTtagataaatatttaatatacacTTTCTACTTGTAAGGAAGGTGGAATTCAATTACAGCTAactttttttaattcaaattatttGGACTTCTTTTTTTCAACAATCTTCAATCACAACTTTAAAAGATGACTAGCTAAGAAGTATAATAATAAGAGATTTGTTTTTTTAATGTAATCCTTAAACATTTTCAAGGAATTGAATGAAATGATTATACTTatcaaaatttgttttatttatctgCATTAAATTGTCAAGGCTTATACAAATTAGAAACATAATTGATTTTGTGATTCcagtaattattttaaattttatgaatTAATGACAAATATgtgttagttttatttttatatatttttttggttatatatttttatatttattaaagatGAAAGATAAATTGTGAGAGCGGGATCATGTGTGGCTTGAAAGAGAATTCTCCGAACAAGAAGTGAAGGAAGCGGTGTGGTCTTGTGATGACAAAAGTGTTTGTCCGGATGATTATTCTCTAGAATTTTACAAACAAAATTGGGAGATTGTTAAGAATGATGTCTTAATGTTTGTGGCGGATTTTTATCGTAGTGCTAAGCTCACTAAAGCATGCACATCTTCTTTTATCACTCTCATCTCGAAGGTCAAAAATCCTCAATCCCTTCATGAGTACCGGTCTGTTTGTCTTGTGGGTAGCATGCACAAGATTTATCCAAGTTGTTTGCGGCAAGATTAAAATGTGTTTTGGGTAGCATTGTATCAGATAATCAATCAGCGTTTGTTCCAGGTAGAAATATTGCAGACGGAGTATTAATGGTTCGCGAGACTTTGGATTTGGCTAAAAGAGAGAAAAGGATTTGTGTGCATGTGAAGGTGGACTTCGAAAAAGCATATGATTGTGTTAGTTGGAACTTTGTGAGAGTCTTGCTTCCTAAAATGGGGTTTGGAGGAAAGTGGATTACTTGGATGGAAGGTTGCATTTTTTCAAGCTCTATGTCTGTACTAGTGAATAGTAAGACTACGAAAGACTTTAAAGTGGAAAGAGGGCTTCGTCAAGGTGATCCATTATCTCCTTTTTTGTTTGTCTTGGTCATGGAGGCTCTCACCATCTAGCCTCATGAATAAGGTGGTGGAGTTAGGTGACTTTTGTGGCATCACGGCAATGGAGTCacgactgtagcaacctgccctaaatttgaaggtttagagtcgccacctattctgaagggcgaataggaaaccctacgcagatatgagattcggggtaagttattatattcaggttgagggaaggtgttaggcaccctcaaccctttcctaaggtttgtatctaagattaaggcttatggctaaaatatttaggataatagctaaagaagtgaaaagggcaaaattgagattttaagtgaattgagattttagggagggggactcgccttggttatccaagtgcctacgtatctccttagggagaatcagagtcaacgtagttcgggcccagggttgtacgccttataaTTAGATATGaatgtgttttgaagttgttttgaaattgttttgaaattgttttgaaatgcgaagttcgaaggtattttgaattaccttatcgtagttgtgaatatcgcagtgttgaaaagatgaaaatccgtagtatcgtggtttagtgtgtttttaagatttgggcgtacaaccctggttttaatttcttaccgttagttgcaataatcaataggtttaattaccatggctaacagattaaagggaggattgctaaccactataatcgatagattcgattatcgcgaatagcaaatgtgtgtattttaaataatttaatttgatcattacctctcataatcaatatatttgattacgaataataacgaatttttatagaggggaaatgctaatcattgtaaccaataactttggttaaaaccatttagcaaaacaaatgttattttaatttttattattggatttgattaatcaaattaatcgattgttaatcattgcgaccGATAAGTTTAGTCGgaacgagtaacaaattaaatcctaaaactttggccgaatggccagtgggattgggcaaaccctaatagtcATAAACCTCTCTAGGGTTTTCTTTGTGATTTAAATGGTTCAGGGATTGAACCCTGGACCCCTGGGTTACCAAACGCATGCCATACCACTCAAGCCAGTACTTTCAGTTGTTAACAAATTactttcaataaaataaatatagaataatGATTGAGATGGGAAGAGTCAAACCAACTGGACGCGGGTCCCATAGCATGCACGTCTGGCCAATCCAGAGTAGAGAGAGAACGTTGACGCGCTGACCATCCAATCGTCTCCTTGCGCGTGTGGTCAAGGTCTCCTTCAAAGCTTGACTGGGTCCACCAACTCACGCGTCCGCCAATGGGAATGCGCCAACGCACCGTCGTCTTCCTCACAACCCCTGCAAAAATTCAGTCACGAAATCACCTGGAGATTTGCTACGAACATGGCTACGATGACAACGTAGCAAACCTGCACACACACACAATTGGCAAAAAACGGTCAAAACGTCAAAGCTAACAGCCCAGATCGAATGAAAAATGGCTCCTGATCATGAATATGACACTCGTTTTGGCCGTGGACTcctggaaatatgaaaatgaatgcGTGTCTCctccatgccctaacaatggcgctTCGTGCTCTAGGCCTTAAAGCTTCATACCACCGGTTCCGATCTTCTCTACAAGGTGTTAGGAGCTCACACATACGGTTAGTTTGATTCAAAACGCGCATATATATGAGATATGGAAATCAAAACATGTATGGTGATGATGAACATGGGGCATACGTTCCAGGCCCCATGAGACTTACCTACGGGTATGTTCTTACCTCTTGACGTCTCAGGAGTCGAATGAGATTATTAGATGGTCTCGAAACCTTCTTCAATTCTTTTTCCACTCATGCCCTAATGTATGACTTTTTGCACGTAAAACCCTTGCCTCTCTCCAAGATTCTCTCGTCCCCCCTGGTGGCTGCCCctattttatgtatatatatgaatcattttgGTTAAAAATATGAGAGTTTGAATCAGGCTTTGAATgagaaaatattatttgattttcttgaaccaaaagtTTCTATTTTTGAACTTAATCTATTTCATGCACTTTTCAATTCTTTCTTGGCCCTTGGATCAAGCTAAGATCTgattaaatcaaagaaaaaattagaacataaaatcatataattgttccatgattttatttgatttttaaatgattaaaaactcatgtaaataaaataatattgcaaaaataataatatttggccAAGGAACTCTTTATGGGCCCTAAATCACGTGGTTAAGTCAATCATTGTGGCCCATTTGAGAAATATTCAAGATTGCTCAATATTGACTTCATGTACTTTCTTCAAAAATTGGTCAACTTCAACGATTCAcagctctctcaatttttatcattttggggtgttcttggactttttagaaagctcaaagagtcctctaaaagacctttttggtttcatctctaaaagaccctaatttgaaccatttgaatttgttcatttctgagtttctattgatggatcatgatcaacctttgatcaaatgatggatataacctcaaatactttatgttgaccaaaaaccttgaagtttgactgtattttcactatggttgacttttaggtcaacatagtcgattattgatcatctgagcatttgaatgggaaatccttgggattgaagcttgataattgacatggagacactttgagacatatgagataccttgaggtTCATTTGAGGCCTCAGAGATTCAAACACCTTTGataaaatacaaaaccctagttttggataTGAGAGGATGACTTGAGAAAACCTTAGAGCCTTGAGTTATTGGAGATGAAATGAAGAACCTCTGATTGAATATAGgaagacaaattttggggtatgacaacgacGATTGAGTCACATATCTATTCCCGGTATTTAGTTCAGGAACGATCATGGCAATAGAGTCACTataattaattcacttcacactcccaacatccagatggcatctgcaagcccatctccgacaagagTCCCTACTTCACTAGGGCAAATtcatgggtattctagtgttcaatcctcttctatctTCAGAtcccgacaggcacacatgctagtctacatcttcagatataagaaaattgaataggggcagctgtcataccccaaaattttcccatactatttctcctattcaaattcaaagtcaAGACACCTCATGTGGTTTATGATATTTcagactatctccatgacaaaactcaggctctaattcaaaagattgatcattcaattgctcagaaagtcaacagtcgactagtttgacctaaaagtcaactgtggtcaaagtacagtcaaaactcctgattttttgtcaacatcctcatattgaagtatcattcaccatttgatcaagtattaatcatggttcatcaaggaaagatcaaaaatcaacaaatcaaaaagtttctaaattagggtttgtataggagaaagtcaactgaactttgaccagccataactctcacatggaacatcagaaattttccatccaaagctcatcttgaaggaaattggattccctacaaatttgtctctcacatgccaaggctaaaaatgcttcctttgggagatatggtccaaaacattataggtcattctcaaaagtcaaccaaaagtcatctttttcaaaagagcacacaaggagcatggaaagttattttgatatgggaccaaaaacattggttagaggactctttaaggtttctaaaaagtccaagaacttggaaaaatgttgaagtatgaggaaatggcaaggtgtacaagttcacctatttccaAAGGCATGTGTGAAGAGAAAAGATCCAAAAtcccaaatatttccaaatgggcctattttATTTTCATCCAATCTTCATCTTGAGCCCATGCACGACCCAAAGAACATATCtccttattttatattatttttgctaattattctatggtttttactcatttaaatcataaataaattgcataaaatagtaaaataaatgggaaatattatttgctttgatattaaatcaatcaaatatattctCTAAATTAGCCAAGTGATAATTGGAAAAAGATTGGTCCAAAAATAGGAAAAAAGATTTgattattttcaatcaaaatcTCATCTCTCCAATATATGACTTCTTTCCAAATCCACTGACCTAATTGAAtcacatatatatacacaatACTACCACAAGTAAGGGGAGGACGAAAATTGGAGATAAAAATAGGGTTCCAAGTGTTGCAAAGTTTTCAAAGGACTAGGGCACGTCTAAAAATACTTCTCAGCAAATTTCAGCAACTTTAGATCATTCCATTCTCTTCCAGAGGTGTCCCAAGGAGGTTTGAGTCAATGGTTCGAAGGTTTAACGTATGAAACTCGATGCGCCATTATTAGGGCATGAACGAGTGTGTGCTTCGTTTTCATGTTTCCGGACACTTGCAGGCCAAACCAATACCACCATCGCGTTCAGAAGACGTTTTTAAGCTAAGGGCCCTTTTCAGTTTCGCTTGTACCGTATTGTGGTGTGTTGAATTTTGCAGGTATGGAGAAGAAggacctgcggaaaaatccgcaggtaaatccgcaacaAGATCCACAAGAAAATTCGCAGGTACCAAGGTTGAGGATAATGAACAGTAATGGGGCCACACAGTCGTTACACGCGTGATGCCGTGGTTGGACGGTCCACCACTCACTCTCTCTCCGCACGCGTATCCATGTTTGATTGGCCAGTCAATTATTCAACACTTTCTCTCCAATTCTCATTGGTCTACGCAGAGGATAAGGGCCCCACTTCTGATTTCTTTGTTGACTTTGATTGTTtctatatgttttattatttatttaatgttttatgCTTTATTAACAGATTAATTGTGCAGCATGAATGACAAGGGATATTAGTTGGTAACTGATGGAGCCTGGGTTCGACTCTCCCCAGGGCGTGTTATTTTTACAAGAATTTATTTTCAGATCCAACACAACACATCCATGTGCGCCTACCATGCATCCTCAGCGTGCAGCCAGTAGATCACCAGCAATACGGATCCAACAGACCAGAAGCGAAGTTCCACCATGTACCCTCAGGAGCGCACAACATTAGATTCCAGCTAAGTTTTAcctctatttttcttttttatatttttatttttaatattttctttatgtcttttttttttctttcttttactataacttttttattttattttttatttagtttttaacaaattaagtttttttaataatcttgtacttatttatttaatcggaaatttgACTTTTCtcataatatttaaaagttattgttttaaatattgatttttctATATACtttcaactaattaattaattaggttaaacaaTTAGATAATTATTTTGGGTTATTTTATGCCTTAAAACCCTGATTTAGCATGATAACTAATCACTGTCaatggtaggtgttatccactaacgcatttttaagccttataaacccTTTAGGTCACAATAGGTTTTCTTGAATAAACCTTAGGTTCAGGGgtagggtttgtaaacctttctaggttttgtagatcattcatgcactaaaaattcttttctttttgtgcaaattttcagggttaccccaatgtcctccgactacgcgccgtcaaatcaaaagctaagttttctatttccttcttaatatcattttaatttttatttgttgccttttgattaaaatagggtttgttccaattaccaatgaatttgtaatgCGCTCACCACTATCATTTTTCGTTTAATTcccagatgatcagagtcaatcgaaggttcgaggaagatcaaggctgaagatgtgcaaattaattttatgttttatttttcccccatccccgcaggtgtttattgtaatagcataggattttcattctgcctttattttttctgctgtggttagtaatcttagggagtgcaagcctttaacagaattaggataactaattacaagattaaatattcgaactgaaccacgtgattgtgccacacacacacctttagggtaatccctcttgttgcctttgttgcctgttgccttataaacctgttgcctctaagtatgctaaatagtcaaagtccctcgattccgaggatacctaaagcaatgttgcctcaaaattattgaaactccctcgaagctgcctcggtaaaaatgtgatgattgtcccaattgctaaggtatcctcgcctgttgcctaaaggttaaatgactattatatccttcccttagactacctgccctctttatggtagggacagtcttatggcgaacgatactctctATGACCCTTacaaatccaattgaaagacttcctgccctatcatggtatggatagatcctttcacccgaaaagataaaagaacgatttctttcaaacttagggtagtttctactaattgcttgctctaaaattcaaattacttttcacacctcttttcaaaatcaaattcaaaaagactacgcttatttacaagctaaagttcttcttcaaaatcttttccaaaaCGCACTTCAAACcttttaaacaattcaaaagtgagctaagcaattaagagcccatggaaaaccatggatgcaaagggtgccttacaccttccctttgtataacttaccccccgaactcaaaatcttttaaaaggtccttttctgttcttttatcctttcctaattggataaaataaaagtcggtggcgactcttgctatccgcaacatttcaaataaagtcagttcaccgtattacagcgctgctatagggggtggggtacaagagcgcttttatccTAAAAAGTGCTGGTATAGCCttagttacgaaagcgcttttcaaaagcgctgtcataccttttttaaaattaaaatttttaaaaacaaattatactaaacgcgcttcatcgtttccaaatccctaattcctctttctctgCCATTGCTGCCCACAGAAAACTTAGAAAATCTTTGAAATCATCTCAGCATTTCAACTCAGAAAACATCGTGCCATCGTTTCCATCATTGCCCACCATTTCAACTCAGAAAACATCGTGCCATCGTTTCCATCATTGCCCACCATTTCAACTCAGAAAACTCACCAtctcagaaaatcgtgagccaccATTCTCCGTTCTTAATCAGTAGCCGTCAGAGAAGAAAATCGTGAACCTTAAGATCAACCTTCGACCACAACCTCCCTCTATCGTCGGACACCGCCGCAACCTCGTCGGACTTCCTCCCTCCACCGTGAATCCTCTGTTTCTCTACTCGATTCACGCTGTGAGCTTCTGCTTCGCGCCGTGACTCTGCTCTCGGGCTATTTTCTCGGTAATTTCATGATCCTTTAGTTGTTGATTCAATTATTTGCATTGTGGATGAAACCTGTTTATTGTTGTTGGTAGTTGATGATAAATTCTAGTGTGggtcttgttgtttgaatataagtgtgatgatgatgattacatGCTTGCTACTTGTGATGATACTTGAATTATGAATTTCGATTAGATATACGTAGCTACAACTCCACATGTTCAAATTGGCATCAAAACCCCTGTATTAATGTTAGACCGGCTATGATTATTGTTGCTACTTTTTCTAATATTTTCTTATGTCAATCTTTAAATTAAAGTGTAATTGAGGTTTTTGTTTGACCTCATTGAAGTAAATGTGGCCTCATGTTTTGAAACAAATTTGTAGCATTTTCATTATTTTTGTACTCTTTATGTTTCTTAAGGATTCTAGTTATCTCGGTGGCCTAAAGGTTAATTTGATCGGCTTGTGATAGAGCTTTATACATAAGAACTTATATGATAAATACCTATACCATAAGCACTTAATTATGTTGTTTATCCAAATAAAACCTTAGTCTTTTGAATGAAGTCAATATCAAGCATATTTCACTataattatatttcttattataagCATATCTCATAACTTCATTTGAATAGCTTTTGCGACAAATTTTTGTGTGCTTTCTCGTTAGACATTAATGCTGCCCCGTTATGAAAATACA is part of the Vicia villosa cultivar HV-30 ecotype Madison, WI linkage group LG2, Vvil1.0, whole genome shotgun sequence genome and encodes:
- the LOC131652546 gene encoding chalcone synthase 6-like, whose amino-acid sequence is MVSVSEIRKAQRAEGPATILAIGTANPANCVEQSTYPDFYFKITNSEHKTVLKEKFQRMCDKSMIKRRYMYLTEEILKENPSLCEYMAPSLDARQDMVVVEVPRLGKEAAVKAIKEWGQPKSKITHLIFCTTSGVDMPGADYQLTKLLGLRPYVKRYMMYQQGCFAGGTVLRLAKDLAENNKGARVLVVCSEVTAVTFRGPSDTHLDSLVGQALFGDGAAALIVGSDPVPEIEKPIFEMVWTAQTIAPDSEGAIDGHLREAGLTFHLLKDVPGIVSKNIDKALVEAFQPLNISDYNSIFWIAHPGGPAILDQVELKLGLKPEKMRATREVLSEYGNMSSACVLFILDEMRKRSAKEGLKTTGEGLDWGVLFGFGPGLTIETVVLHSVAI